One window of the Blastocatellia bacterium genome contains the following:
- a CDS encoding sodium:solute symporter family protein: MNEYVLLLLLYSGALIALGIIASRSVRTAADFFVARRKLGSGLLFATLLAANIGAGSTVGAAGLGYQFGLSGWWWVGSAGLGSLILALVIGPKLWALAAQHGFYTVGDYLEHRYGRTVRSVIAVILWMGSLAILAGQWIAVAWILNVVAGVPKPLGCALGGLVTILYFAVGGLVSAAWVNVVQVVVKLSGFSLAFWFVLDRADGWTGVQETMRAHDVVGSSYFEFLGFGGDRALAYFLMLAPSFIVSPGLLQKVYGARSARAVRIGVGANAGALLLFAFFPVVIGMATRAAHADLANRELALPVALVSMLPVWLGGVLLAAIFSAEVSSADAVLFMLSTSLAQDLYKRFLRPEASEQELLRTSRRAAVLAGILGIVLAIVLPSVIAALSIFYTLLSVALFVPLILGLFSTRPKERDALGAIAIGLIVTAVAHLVINSQNRTGSPPIAFGLLASFGAMLPALLRPRR, translated from the coding sequence ATGAACGAATACGTCCTCCTCTTGCTCCTCTACTCCGGAGCGCTCATCGCCCTCGGCATCATCGCTTCTCGTTCAGTTCGCACGGCCGCTGATTTCTTCGTTGCGCGCCGGAAGTTGGGATCGGGCTTGCTCTTCGCTACGCTCCTGGCAGCCAATATCGGAGCAGGATCTACGGTTGGAGCGGCCGGACTCGGATACCAGTTCGGGCTCTCCGGGTGGTGGTGGGTGGGATCAGCGGGGCTCGGGAGCTTGATCCTCGCGCTTGTGATTGGCCCGAAGCTCTGGGCCCTTGCCGCGCAGCACGGATTCTACACGGTCGGGGATTATCTGGAACATCGTTACGGTCGCACTGTGCGCAGCGTCATTGCCGTCATCCTGTGGATGGGATCGCTCGCCATCCTTGCCGGTCAGTGGATCGCCGTCGCATGGATTTTGAACGTCGTCGCCGGCGTGCCGAAGCCTCTCGGATGCGCACTGGGTGGCCTCGTCACAATCCTTTACTTCGCCGTCGGCGGATTAGTCTCGGCCGCATGGGTGAACGTCGTTCAGGTCGTCGTGAAATTGAGTGGATTTTCGCTCGCCTTCTGGTTCGTACTCGATCGCGCAGACGGATGGACGGGCGTGCAAGAGACGATGCGCGCTCATGATGTCGTCGGCTCGTCATATTTCGAGTTCCTGGGATTCGGGGGAGACCGTGCTCTCGCCTATTTCCTCATGCTCGCGCCTTCGTTCATCGTCTCTCCGGGATTGTTGCAGAAGGTGTATGGAGCGCGTTCGGCGCGCGCCGTGCGAATCGGCGTGGGGGCGAATGCTGGCGCCTTACTGCTCTTCGCATTCTTCCCAGTGGTGATCGGTATGGCCACGCGGGCCGCGCATGCCGATTTGGCGAATCGCGAACTGGCTTTACCAGTGGCCCTCGTCTCGATGTTGCCTGTGTGGTTGGGAGGCGTACTGCTTGCAGCGATCTTCTCGGCTGAGGTGAGCTCAGCGGACGCTGTCCTCTTCATGCTCTCGACCTCGCTCGCGCAGGATCTATACAAGCGGTTCCTGCGGCCAGAGGCCTCCGAGCAAGAGCTACTGCGCACAAGCCGTCGCGCCGCCGTTCTGGCCGGAATTCTGGGCATCGTGTTGGCCATCGTGCTCCCCTCGGTCATCGCCGCCCTTTCGATCTTCTACACGCTTCTCTCGGTCGCGCTCTTTGTCCCGCTGATCCTCGGGCTCTTCTCAACGCGTCCGAAGGAGCGAGACGCGCTCGGAGCGATCGCGATCGGGCTCATCGTGACCGCTGTTGCGCATCTGGTGATCAACAGTCAGAATAGGACCGGTTCGCCTCCAATTGCTTTTGGGCTTCTGGCCTCTTTCGGAGCAATGTTGCCAGCGCTCCTTCGTCCTCGGCGTTGA
- a CDS encoding macro domain-containing protein, protein MNEVKAEHVLPSGQIIRLVHGDITEERVDAIVNAANSHLAHGGGVAAAIVRKGGEVIQRESDAWVRQHGPVPTGSAAITSAGALPCRAVIHAVGPIWRGGSEGEEEQLRSAARSSFALAAERGFASLALPAISAGIFGFPVDRCAEILLEAARDFLRAHPESSLREIRFVLFDALTLEAFLKAFHRIFESPAEPHA, encoded by the coding sequence ATGAACGAGGTGAAGGCGGAACATGTGCTCCCATCCGGACAAATCATTCGGCTCGTTCACGGTGACATCACCGAAGAGCGGGTGGACGCTATCGTCAACGCGGCGAATTCGCACTTGGCGCATGGAGGAGGGGTGGCCGCGGCGATCGTGCGCAAAGGGGGAGAGGTGATCCAGCGAGAGAGCGATGCATGGGTGCGCCAGCATGGGCCGGTCCCGACTGGAAGCGCGGCGATCACAAGCGCTGGCGCGCTGCCGTGTCGCGCCGTCATTCATGCCGTTGGGCCGATCTGGCGAGGGGGAAGCGAGGGCGAAGAGGAACAGTTGCGATCGGCTGCACGTTCCAGCTTCGCGCTCGCTGCCGAGCGCGGATTCGCGAGCCTCGCGCTTCCGGCGATTAGCGCTGGGATCTTTGGCTTCCCGGTTGATCGCTGCGCCGAAATCCTGCTTGAGGCCGCCCGCGACTTCTTGCGCGCGCACCCAGAGAGTTCGCTGAGAGAGATCCGGTTCGTCCTTTTCGATGCGCTGACGCTCGAAGCCTTCTTGAAGGCCTTTCATCGCATCTTCGAGTCCCCCGCGGAGCCTCACGCATGA
- a CDS encoding PDZ domain-containing protein, translated as MRRSVVGMGRFLLAGILLASTLGTKAEGTPRANPNEGYLGVYVTDLTPEKAKQLRTPGEYGVLVMEVAEESPAAKAGIKANDVIIEFNGVRVEGEVQFGRLVRETPPGRTVPVKIVRDGKTQELKVTLGSRRPIAIGPDFRFDLRIPEIRIPPIVVQLGGYSLLGVRVQDLTEQLGEYFGVPEGRGVLITFVRAGSPAERAGLRAGDVIVAVDDTDVRDVREFTRVLMRKEGNVSLTIVRNKERQKVTVTLERRERPWAWYYNQGDFRWDAYRQGLRDYLRELRQYLESLERYQRRLRRDEIPTGDAYRRSISTSVL; from the coding sequence ATGAGGAGGAGTGTTGTAGGAATGGGACGGTTTCTCTTGGCAGGGATTCTCCTTGCCTCGACCCTCGGCACCAAAGCCGAAGGGACGCCGAGAGCGAATCCGAACGAAGGATATCTGGGCGTCTATGTGACGGATCTCACGCCGGAGAAGGCGAAGCAGCTCCGGACGCCCGGCGAATACGGTGTCCTCGTCATGGAGGTCGCCGAGGAGAGTCCAGCGGCCAAAGCCGGCATTAAAGCGAACGACGTCATCATCGAATTCAACGGCGTGCGCGTTGAGGGCGAAGTCCAATTCGGACGCCTCGTGCGCGAGACGCCTCCGGGACGAACGGTGCCGGTGAAGATCGTGCGGGATGGCAAGACGCAGGAGCTGAAGGTCACGCTCGGCTCTCGCCGACCGATCGCGATCGGTCCCGACTTTCGCTTCGATCTGAGGATTCCGGAGATTCGCATCCCGCCGATCGTCGTGCAATTGGGGGGATATTCGCTCTTGGGCGTTCGGGTGCAAGATCTCACCGAGCAATTGGGGGAATATTTCGGCGTGCCCGAGGGGCGAGGCGTGTTGATCACGTTCGTACGGGCGGGAAGCCCAGCGGAACGCGCGGGTTTGCGCGCCGGTGATGTCATCGTAGCTGTAGACGATACCGACGTCCGCGATGTGCGCGAGTTCACCCGCGTGCTCATGAGGAAAGAAGGCAATGTCTCGCTCACGATCGTCCGGAACAAGGAGCGGCAGAAGGTCACGGTGACTCTTGAGCGCCGCGAGCGACCGTGGGCGTGGTACTATAACCAGGGCGACTTCCGATGGGATGCCTATCGCCAGGGCTTGAGGGACTACTTGCGGGAGCTTCGGCAATACCTGGAATCATTGGAGCGCTATCAGCGAAGGCTTCGTCGCGACGAGATACCGACCGGTGATGCCTATCGCCGATCGATCTCTACTTCCGTCCTCTGA
- a CDS encoding M20/M25/M40 family metallo-hydrolase: MNHPAFLTPDEERVLARVDEMAEEMFDFLARVIRIPTVNPPGENYAECAALVQEQLMSFGYEVVRLTAVESPAHSACYPRVNVVGRFARCGPGRTVHLSARVDVVPPGTGWTVEPFGGLIRERKIFGRGAADAKAGLAMNLYAVEALRRAHVAFDGVLEVSATVDGESGGEAGMGYLVDAGIVRAGQTDHVLIAAACGVERLRFAPRHEPSRGRLVEAPVERSAPVLLLASEAPMEMRLARAMDRAIRCVLVRPPECVVGPATSECAHLERSGVREYLLYGPGRFELARQPDEYCRLEDVVAGCKVLALALLRTLREDADDSPTRSFRTEASH; this comes from the coding sequence ATGAACCATCCGGCCTTCTTGACGCCTGACGAAGAGCGCGTCCTCGCGCGCGTGGACGAAATGGCCGAGGAGATGTTCGACTTCCTGGCGCGCGTGATTCGCATTCCCACGGTGAATCCGCCCGGGGAGAACTATGCCGAGTGCGCAGCGCTGGTGCAGGAGCAACTGATGAGTTTCGGGTACGAGGTGGTGCGTCTCACGGCCGTCGAGTCTCCGGCTCACAGCGCGTGCTATCCGCGAGTGAACGTCGTGGGTCGCTTCGCGCGATGCGGACCGGGACGCACCGTCCATTTGAGCGCGCGCGTGGATGTCGTCCCGCCCGGAACGGGGTGGACTGTGGAACCGTTCGGTGGGCTCATTCGCGAGAGGAAGATTTTCGGACGTGGGGCCGCAGATGCGAAGGCGGGATTGGCGATGAATCTTTACGCGGTGGAAGCGCTGCGCCGCGCGCATGTTGCTTTCGACGGCGTGCTTGAGGTGAGCGCGACCGTAGACGGGGAGAGTGGCGGAGAAGCTGGCATGGGGTACCTGGTGGATGCGGGAATCGTGCGCGCCGGACAGACCGATCACGTGCTCATTGCCGCAGCTTGCGGCGTGGAGCGCCTTCGCTTCGCTCCTCGCCACGAGCCTTCGCGTGGGCGCCTCGTCGAAGCGCCAGTTGAACGAAGCGCGCCTGTGCTCCTGTTGGCATCGGAAGCGCCGATGGAGATGCGCCTCGCGCGCGCGATGGATCGCGCCATTCGTTGCGTGCTCGTTCGCCCGCCGGAATGCGTGGTTGGCCCAGCCACATCCGAATGCGCACACCTCGAACGAAGCGGCGTTCGAGAATATCTTCTGTACGGGCCCGGACGCTTCGAGCTAGCGCGGCAGCCGGATGAGTACTGCCGCTTGGAAGATGTGGTGGCGGGGTGCAAGGTGCTTGCCCTCGCCTTGCTTCGGACGCTGCGGGAGGACGCGGACGATTCTCCAACGCGGAGCTTCCGAACGGAGGCGTCCCATTAG
- a CDS encoding STAS domain-containing protein: protein MMGAKAKRTPALQIIPRPMGESLLLRAEGKLTVATVPIFSSAVATALHSNARAIIVDLRELTDIDARGVGELVKAHTLGQSQDRPVRFLIRNGRVARLIRLANLNKALTLLEDARELNRFEVGDESRRFPRLPLTEESDKKQS, encoded by the coding sequence ATGATGGGTGCAAAGGCGAAGAGGACACCGGCGTTGCAGATCATACCGCGTCCGATGGGCGAGAGCCTTCTGTTGAGGGCCGAGGGGAAGCTCACGGTCGCGACTGTCCCCATCTTCAGCTCGGCCGTCGCTACGGCGCTGCACTCGAACGCGCGCGCCATCATCGTGGACCTTCGAGAGCTCACCGATATAGACGCTCGGGGCGTCGGTGAATTGGTGAAGGCACACACTCTGGGCCAAAGCCAAGATCGCCCAGTGAGATTCCTCATCCGAAATGGACGTGTGGCGCGCCTCATTCGACTGGCGAATCTCAATAAGGCGTTGACACTCCTTGAGGATGCCCGCGAGCTCAATCGCTTCGAAGTGGGTGATGAGTCACGCCGCTTTCCACGACTCCCTCTCACCGAGGAGAGCGACAAGAAGCAATCGTAG
- a CDS encoding fumarate hydratase, with product MRAFKDSMLELITKTSTTLPADVRRAIAAALEWEEPGTRAAQALAIIATNVDMACEAEGPICQDTGMPTFEIKVPVGVNQIAMKAQILEAIAEATRLGKLRPNSVDSLTGKNSGTNLGPGTPIIHFEQWENDAEIEVRLILKGGGCENQNAQYSLPCELPHLGRADRDLDGVRKCILHAIWQAQGQGCSAGAVGVCIGGDRASGYHHAKLQLFRPLDDVNPDPDLARLEEYILKAANTLNIGTMGFGGRVTLIGCKIGVLNRLPASFFVSVAYDCWAFRRLGVVLDARTGEIVRWLYRDEHPQPLSRAEGVPLTGKEISIRAPLSEEDVRRLKVGDVVLVQGEVFTGRDAVHAYLMKHEPPVDLRGAVLYHCGPVALQENGRWRITAAGPTTSMREEPYEGEVIRRYGVRAVIGKGGMGPKTLAAMKEYGAVYLNAIGGAAQYYARCIEDVLGVHLLEFGIPEAMWHLRVKDFPAIVTMDAHGNSLHEDVERASAILLERLAEPVF from the coding sequence ATGCGCGCATTCAAGGACAGCATGCTGGAACTCATCACGAAGACTTCGACGACGCTTCCGGCCGATGTGCGACGCGCGATCGCCGCGGCCTTGGAATGGGAGGAACCGGGGACGCGCGCGGCGCAAGCGTTGGCCATTATCGCGACCAACGTTGATATGGCGTGCGAAGCTGAGGGGCCGATCTGTCAGGACACGGGAATGCCAACGTTCGAAATCAAGGTCCCTGTCGGGGTCAATCAGATCGCGATGAAGGCGCAGATCCTGGAGGCGATCGCCGAAGCCACGCGGTTGGGGAAGCTGCGTCCGAATTCGGTGGATTCCCTCACGGGGAAGAATAGTGGCACGAATCTCGGGCCGGGCACGCCCATCATTCACTTCGAGCAATGGGAGAACGATGCAGAGATCGAGGTCCGGCTCATCCTCAAAGGTGGGGGATGTGAGAATCAGAACGCGCAATATTCGCTCCCGTGTGAGCTGCCGCATCTGGGGCGCGCCGATCGGGATCTGGATGGCGTGCGCAAGTGTATTTTGCATGCCATCTGGCAGGCGCAAGGGCAGGGTTGCAGCGCTGGCGCCGTCGGCGTGTGCATCGGCGGAGACCGGGCTTCGGGCTATCACCATGCGAAGCTGCAATTGTTCCGTCCCCTCGATGATGTGAATCCGGATCCCGATCTCGCGCGATTGGAGGAATATATCCTCAAGGCGGCGAACACGCTCAACATCGGTACGATGGGATTCGGCGGACGGGTGACGCTCATCGGATGCAAGATCGGAGTCCTCAATCGGCTGCCGGCGAGCTTCTTCGTCTCGGTCGCCTACGATTGTTGGGCGTTTCGTCGGTTGGGGGTCGTGTTGGATGCGCGGACGGGAGAGATCGTGCGTTGGCTTTATCGCGATGAACATCCGCAACCGCTCTCCCGGGCCGAAGGGGTGCCACTGACCGGCAAGGAGATCTCGATTCGTGCGCCACTGTCGGAGGAGGACGTGCGCCGTTTGAAGGTCGGCGATGTCGTGCTCGTTCAGGGGGAGGTCTTCACCGGGCGCGATGCCGTGCATGCGTATTTGATGAAGCACGAACCTCCGGTGGACCTGCGGGGAGCGGTCCTCTACCACTGCGGTCCGGTCGCCCTTCAGGAAAACGGACGATGGCGCATCACGGCGGCCGGTCCGACCACGAGCATGCGCGAGGAGCCGTATGAAGGCGAGGTCATTCGCCGATACGGCGTGCGCGCTGTCATCGGCAAAGGTGGGATGGGGCCGAAGACCCTGGCCGCGATGAAGGAATATGGGGCCGTGTATCTGAATGCCATCGGTGGCGCTGCGCAATATTATGCTCGATGCATCGAGGACGTGCTCGGCGTTCACCTGCTTGAGTTCGGCATTCCAGAAGCCATGTGGCATCTGCGGGTGAAGGATTTCCCAGCCATCGTCACGATGGATGCGCACGGGAATTCGCTTCACGAAGACGTCGAACGCGCCTCGGCCATCCTCTTGGAGCGATTGGCTGAGCCCGTTTTCTAG
- a CDS encoding glycosyltransferase family 4 protein, whose protein sequence is MRVLFIHPSPHLTGAGRMLALLAKHLRRRRHETLVVLPGPGPLARVHAEDLGSIVFVPMTPIRRSPSAIARHLLEFPQTVHRLERLIRTWRPDLVHVNGVYTLWAGIAARRAGVSCLYHVHEALESYPPWLYRMWQALVGKLASRIVLVHENLRAAWTDFASRLLVIENGVDVERIRAYVRESSSADLRRAWGDRSPILLCPSHIMPGKNQLLLVRAAPTIFRQLPEARIIFLGRTHGRATNEAYRRELQRLARALGVETRLRFVDEPEDAHRAYGAADLVVSTSPLESFGLIPLEGLAAGKPVVAVRTAIAEELQARGHAIRTVSRDDPEELAQAIVELLAMPYSPEALALPREYEAEYVVARFEIVYAGMLDERRATAS, encoded by the coding sequence ATGCGCGTGCTCTTCATCCATCCGAGCCCACATCTGACCGGCGCCGGACGTATGCTCGCTCTTTTGGCGAAGCATCTGCGGCGGCGTAGGCATGAGACGCTCGTCGTCCTCCCGGGACCCGGTCCCCTGGCGCGGGTCCACGCCGAGGATCTCGGATCCATCGTCTTCGTCCCCATGACGCCCATTCGGCGCTCCCCGTCGGCGATCGCTCGCCATCTCTTGGAATTCCCCCAAACGGTGCATCGCCTCGAACGACTCATCCGCACTTGGCGTCCCGATCTCGTACACGTCAATGGCGTGTACACACTGTGGGCGGGGATCGCCGCACGAAGAGCGGGCGTGTCGTGTCTCTACCATGTACACGAAGCGCTCGAATCTTACCCGCCATGGCTCTATCGAATGTGGCAAGCCCTCGTCGGGAAGCTCGCTTCTCGCATCGTTCTCGTCCACGAAAATCTCCGAGCCGCCTGGACCGACTTCGCTTCGCGGCTCCTCGTCATCGAAAACGGTGTGGATGTCGAACGCATTCGCGCGTATGTGAGAGAGTCATCATCGGCAGACCTGCGTCGCGCTTGGGGAGATCGTTCGCCTATTCTTCTTTGCCCCTCGCACATTATGCCCGGGAAGAACCAACTCCTGCTCGTGCGCGCGGCTCCGACAATCTTTCGCCAGCTTCCCGAGGCTCGGATCATCTTCCTCGGACGCACGCACGGACGAGCGACGAATGAAGCGTATCGTCGTGAACTGCAACGGCTCGCCCGCGCTCTAGGGGTCGAAACGCGCCTTCGCTTCGTTGATGAGCCCGAAGATGCTCACCGCGCCTATGGCGCCGCCGACCTCGTCGTTTCGACCTCACCGTTGGAGTCGTTCGGGCTTATCCCACTCGAAGGATTAGCGGCTGGGAAACCCGTCGTCGCCGTTCGAACGGCGATCGCCGAAGAGCTTCAGGCCCGCGGCCATGCGATACGCACAGTGAGCCGCGACGATCCCGAGGAATTGGCTCAAGCTATTGTGGAGTTGCTCGCGATGCCCTATTCACCAGAAGCCCTCGCTCTCCCCCGAGAATATGAAGCGGAGTACGTCGTCGCGCGATTTGAGATCGTATATGCGGGAATGCTCGACGAGCGACGCGCCACTGCCTCCTGA
- a CDS encoding glycosyltransferase family 2 protein yields MPDLSIVIVSYNTRELTERCLRSLFAFTRDLPIEVIVVDNASEDGTARRVREEFPDIQLVENTTNVGFARACNQGLRRARGRYLMLLNSDTELCADVLGPLLRRLDAHPEVGAAGPRLIYPDGRTQHYSAARAKSLLGTLAQYSIPRRREIPLYLKPLDPSGSFYETESISGAAMIVRREVLETVGLLDEGFFLYGEDADWIARMRRAGYKVACAPDLILLHHHGASSRQDEQRREIEAVKSNLRYFAKHGGRWHVLLFRLGLALILILRMLSLDLARALFRGNRTRLRRDAVLLKYALAHRVTESSSCACSSSIRAHI; encoded by the coding sequence ATGCCCGATCTTTCGATCGTCATCGTGAGCTACAATACGCGCGAGCTGACGGAGCGCTGCCTGCGCTCTCTCTTCGCCTTCACGCGCGATCTTCCGATCGAAGTCATCGTCGTGGACAACGCGTCCGAAGACGGTACGGCCCGCCGAGTGCGAGAGGAATTCCCCGACATCCAGCTCGTCGAGAATACGACGAATGTGGGATTCGCGCGCGCCTGCAATCAGGGCTTACGGCGAGCACGCGGGCGATACCTCATGTTGCTGAACAGCGACACGGAATTGTGCGCAGACGTGCTCGGCCCACTGCTTCGTCGGCTCGATGCCCATCCGGAGGTCGGCGCGGCCGGCCCCCGATTGATCTACCCGGACGGGCGCACACAGCATTATTCGGCAGCGCGCGCGAAATCTCTGCTGGGGACGCTCGCCCAATACAGTATCCCCCGGCGCCGCGAGATCCCCCTTTATCTGAAGCCGCTTGATCCCTCGGGGTCTTTCTACGAGACCGAGTCCATCTCCGGTGCGGCGATGATCGTGCGGCGCGAGGTCCTGGAGACCGTCGGGTTGTTGGACGAAGGCTTCTTCCTCTACGGCGAAGATGCCGATTGGATTGCCCGCATGCGTCGAGCTGGATATAAAGTCGCCTGCGCTCCCGACCTCATCCTCCTTCATCATCATGGAGCGAGCAGTCGCCAGGATGAACAACGACGAGAGATCGAAGCCGTGAAGTCGAACCTGCGCTATTTCGCCAAACACGGAGGACGCTGGCACGTTCTCCTCTTCCGTCTGGGACTCGCCCTCATTCTCATTCTCCGCATGCTTTCGCTCGATCTGGCGCGCGCCCTCTTTCGCGGAAATCGAACGCGCCTCCGCAGGGATGCCGTACTGTTGAAATACGCGCTCGCGCACCGCGTGACAGAGAGCTCATCATGCGCGTGCTCTTCATCCATCCGAGCCCACATCTGA
- the ttcA gene encoding tRNA 2-thiocytidine(32) synthetase TtcA produces MISIRRNHEGERTRSIEALERSILRRVGRAIKDYRMIEDGDRVLVAISGGKDSWTLLHVLRLLQRRAPVRFELFAVNIDQGYPGFRADLIEEYLKREGYEYYIVSNPTYRIIQEKLEPGTTACALCSRLRRGTLYRLAKELKATKIALGHHADDLMVTFLLSVFFRGEVRTMPPILISDDGQNIVIRPLCYVFEDEIRQYVPHTGAPVVSCASPYCEDETALRFQMKNLLNELERRYPRLKNSLLAALGKVNLTHLMDRRFLPICSADSGSTDRRVALAMPTAFEDMDARDG; encoded by the coding sequence ATGATCTCTATTCGTCGGAATCACGAGGGCGAGCGCACGCGCTCGATCGAAGCGTTGGAGCGCTCGATCTTACGCCGGGTGGGGCGCGCCATCAAGGACTATCGGATGATCGAGGACGGCGATCGCGTTCTGGTAGCCATCTCTGGCGGAAAGGACAGTTGGACGCTCCTTCACGTCTTGCGCCTGCTCCAACGGCGAGCGCCCGTGCGCTTCGAGCTCTTCGCCGTCAACATTGATCAAGGGTATCCCGGATTCCGCGCCGATCTCATCGAGGAGTATTTGAAGCGCGAGGGGTACGAGTACTACATCGTCTCGAACCCCACCTATCGCATCATCCAGGAGAAACTGGAACCAGGCACAACGGCCTGCGCGTTGTGCTCGCGGCTCCGTCGAGGGACGCTCTATCGGTTGGCGAAGGAGCTGAAGGCGACGAAAATCGCCCTCGGTCATCATGCCGATGATTTGATGGTGACGTTTCTGCTCTCGGTCTTCTTCCGGGGAGAGGTTCGCACGATGCCGCCCATCCTCATCTCCGACGATGGGCAGAACATCGTCATTCGTCCGCTCTGCTACGTGTTCGAGGACGAGATCCGCCAATACGTTCCCCATACGGGAGCGCCCGTTGTCTCCTGCGCATCTCCTTATTGCGAAGACGAGACAGCACTTCGCTTTCAGATGAAAAACCTGCTCAACGAATTGGAGCGCCGGTATCCGCGCTTGAAGAATTCGCTGCTGGCGGCGTTGGGGAAAGTCAATCTCACGCATCTCATGGATCGGCGGTTCTTGCCCATATGTTCTGCCGATTCCGGGAGTACGGACAGGCGCGTCGCTCTGGCGATGCCGACGGCGTTCGAGGACATGGACGCTCGCGATGGATGA
- a CDS encoding molybdenum cofactor guanylyltransferase, which yields MISAFIQAGGGSTRMGRNKALLPIGGRPCLEWVITAARAVTAEITVVTSDPQVGTFCREQGIALAADHYCGIGPLAGLHIALSRCQKEAALILACDLPFLTGEFLGLLRDSFHEAEAIVPLDARGRPQPLCAIYSVACLPLVTDLIEQGERRMNRVLEHLAVRFLAFSAIAHLPGAENFFWDLDTPEDYWRAQQRFHQR from the coding sequence ATGATCAGTGCGTTCATTCAGGCGGGAGGGGGAAGCACCCGCATGGGGCGAAATAAAGCACTTCTCCCCATTGGGGGGAGACCTTGCCTCGAATGGGTGATCACTGCCGCGCGCGCCGTGACAGCGGAGATCACAGTCGTCACCTCGGACCCTCAGGTGGGGACCTTTTGCCGAGAGCAGGGGATCGCCCTCGCTGCGGACCATTATTGTGGCATAGGACCATTGGCGGGGCTTCATATCGCGCTCTCGCGCTGTCAGAAGGAAGCCGCGCTCATTCTGGCATGTGATCTCCCCTTCCTGACGGGCGAATTCCTCGGCTTGCTTCGGGATTCCTTCCATGAAGCCGAAGCGATCGTCCCGCTCGATGCGCGAGGGCGCCCGCAGCCACTATGCGCTATCTATTCCGTCGCTTGTTTGCCCCTAGTGACCGATCTGATCGAGCAGGGCGAGCGGCGCATGAATCGCGTGCTCGAACATCTTGCCGTCCGCTTCCTCGCCTTTTCGGCGATCGCCCATTTGCCGGGCGCGGAGAACTTCTTCTGGGACCTCGATACGCCGGAGGATTACTGGCGCGCGCAGCAACGGTTCCATCAGAGATAG
- a CDS encoding P1 family peptidase: MSEAHEWRGRREMSPSGGITDVPGIKVGHFTHSQRPTGCTVVLVEEGAIAGVDVRGSAPGTRETDLLNPIHTVQKVHAIVLAGGSAFGLDAASGVMQYLEERGIGFETRVAKVPIVPAAILFDLALGDPRIRPDREAGYRACARASSGPVEEGNVGAGAGATVGKLFGLERAMKGGVGTASLRVGEVVVAALVVVNAVGDIVDPQTGRILAGVRTPDGKRLADAMALLRRGESPARLRPGENTTIGVIATNAAFDKAGMTKIAQMGHDGLARSIRPVHMPFDGDTLFALSTGQVRGSDLGVVGALAAEVVAEAVVRAILKAEGLPGYPAARDLMHAETR; the protein is encoded by the coding sequence ATGTCGGAAGCTCATGAATGGAGGGGGCGCAGAGAGATGTCGCCATCCGGAGGGATAACCGATGTCCCCGGAATCAAGGTCGGTCACTTCACGCATTCGCAACGTCCTACCGGGTGCACGGTCGTCCTCGTCGAAGAGGGTGCCATCGCCGGCGTGGACGTGCGCGGATCGGCTCCGGGAACGCGCGAGACGGACTTGCTCAATCCCATTCACACGGTGCAAAAAGTGCATGCGATCGTGCTCGCTGGTGGAAGCGCGTTTGGCTTGGATGCCGCCTCTGGTGTCATGCAGTATCTCGAAGAGCGCGGCATTGGGTTTGAGACGCGCGTGGCGAAAGTTCCGATCGTCCCGGCGGCCATCCTATTCGATCTCGCGTTGGGCGATCCCCGGATTCGCCCGGATCGCGAAGCGGGATATCGGGCGTGCGCGCGCGCCTCTAGCGGGCCCGTCGAAGAAGGAAATGTTGGCGCAGGAGCGGGAGCGACCGTGGGGAAGTTGTTCGGTTTGGAGCGCGCGATGAAGGGAGGCGTGGGAACGGCTAGTCTTCGCGTGGGCGAGGTGGTCGTGGCCGCGCTCGTCGTCGTGAATGCTGTAGGGGACATCGTGGATCCCCAAACGGGGCGTATTCTGGCAGGCGTGCGCACGCCGGATGGCAAGCGCTTGGCCGATGCCATGGCCTTGCTTCGTCGAGGGGAAAGCCCGGCTCGATTGCGACCCGGAGAGAATACGACTATTGGCGTCATCGCGACCAACGCGGCCTTCGATAAGGCGGGGATGACCAAGATCGCGCAGATGGGACATGATGGGCTCGCCCGCTCCATTCGTCCCGTGCATATGCCCTTTGATGGAGACACCCTGTTCGCGCTTTCGACGGGACAGGTGCGCGGCAGCGATCTCGGAGTCGTAGGCGCGTTGGCGGCCGAGGTCGTTGCCGAGGCCGTCGTTCGCGCTATCTTGAAGGCGGAAGGACTGCCGGGCTATCCCGCTGCGCGCGACCTCATGCACGCCGAGACGCGATGA